From one Thalassobaculum sp. OXR-137 genomic stretch:
- a CDS encoding ABC transporter permease subunit produces the protein MSRTGRNVWLVTARELKAYFATPLAYIFIVIFLILAGAMTFFVGGWMGRGQADLQPFFTFHPWLYLFLVPALSMRLWAEERRTGTIELFLTLPVTMIEAVVGKYLAAWIFTGIALALTFPLWITVNELGNPDNGVIAASYIGSLLMAGAFLAVGSMISATTKNQVIAFVVTTAVLFVFTLAGSNVVLDAIRSFLPDTVVDIVAGFGFLTHFQSIARGVIDLRDAIFFASVIVLALAANALIVDLKKAE, from the coding sequence ATGTCTAGGACCGGGCGCAATGTCTGGCTGGTGACGGCGCGAGAGCTGAAGGCCTACTTCGCCACGCCGCTCGCCTATATCTTCATCGTCATCTTCCTGATCCTCGCCGGCGCGATGACCTTCTTCGTCGGCGGCTGGATGGGGCGCGGTCAGGCCGACCTGCAGCCGTTCTTCACCTTCCATCCGTGGCTCTACCTGTTCCTGGTCCCCGCGCTGTCCATGCGGCTGTGGGCGGAGGAGCGGCGGACCGGCACGATCGAGCTGTTCCTGACCCTGCCGGTGACCATGATCGAGGCGGTGGTCGGCAAATACCTGGCCGCCTGGATCTTCACCGGCATCGCCCTGGCGCTCACCTTCCCGCTGTGGATCACGGTCAACGAGCTCGGCAACCCGGATAACGGGGTGATCGCCGCCTCCTATATCGGCAGCCTGCTGATGGCGGGGGCCTTCCTGGCGGTCGGCTCGATGATCTCGGCCACCACCAAGAACCAGGTCATCGCCTTCGTGGTGACGACGGCCGTCCTGTTCGTCTTCACTCTCGCCGGCTCCAACGTCGTGCTGGACGCGATCCGGTCCTTCCTGCCGGACACCGTGGTCGACATCGTCGCCGGCTTCGGCTTCCTGACCCACTTCCAGTCGATCGCCCGCGGCGTCATCGATCTGCGCGATGCGATCTTCTTCGCTTCCGTGATCGTCCTGGCGCTGGCCGCCAATGCGCTGATCGTCGACCTGAAGAAGGCGGAATGA
- the gltX gene encoding glutamate--tRNA ligase yields the protein MTVRVRFAPSPTGLLHVGNTRQALINWLFARAKGGAFMLRSDDTDLERSTAEFAEKIERDLNWLGLTWDLFARQSDRLDRYAEEAERLKQMGRLYPCYETAEELALKRKQQLSAGKPPVYDRAALSLTDAEKAAKEAAGIRPHWRFRLDHEVVTWDDLVRGESRQDMASQSDPVLIRADGSPVYSMASVVDDIEFAITHIIRGEDHVTNSATQIQLFRALGAEPPVLGHTSLIVGADGAGLSKRLGSLSLQDLRETDGLEAMAVNSLLAGLGTNEVVAATSLDRLVDGFDITRYGRATPRFDPAELAQMNAKILHETAYADIAGRLADLGVEGGEAFWNAVRGNIAKLAEAGEWWVVVNTPVPPVIAEDDTAFCAAAADLLPEGEPTAETWGVWTGTLKAETGRKGKGLFMPLRKALTGRERGPELGDLLPLLGRARVVSRLRGQTA from the coding sequence ATGACCGTACGCGTCCGTTTCGCGCCGAGCCCGACGGGGCTTCTGCACGTCGGCAATACCCGTCAGGCGCTGATCAACTGGTTGTTCGCCCGGGCGAAGGGCGGCGCGTTCATGCTGCGCTCCGACGATACCGACCTCGAGCGCAGCACCGCCGAGTTCGCCGAGAAGATCGAGCGCGACCTGAACTGGCTCGGCCTGACCTGGGATCTGTTCGCCCGCCAGTCCGACCGCCTCGACCGCTACGCCGAAGAGGCCGAGCGGCTAAAGCAGATGGGCCGGCTCTACCCCTGCTACGAGACCGCCGAGGAACTGGCGCTGAAGCGCAAGCAGCAGCTGTCCGCCGGCAAGCCGCCGGTCTACGACCGCGCCGCCCTGTCCCTGACCGACGCCGAGAAGGCCGCCAAGGAAGCGGCGGGCATCCGGCCGCACTGGCGCTTCAGGCTCGACCACGAGGTGGTCACCTGGGACGACCTGGTGCGCGGCGAGAGCCGGCAGGACATGGCCTCCCAGTCCGACCCGGTGCTGATCCGAGCCGATGGCAGCCCGGTCTATTCCATGGCCTCGGTGGTGGACGACATCGAATTCGCGATCACCCACATCATCCGCGGCGAGGACCACGTCACCAACTCGGCCACCCAGATCCAGCTCTTCCGCGCGCTGGGCGCTGAGCCGCCGGTGCTGGGCCACACCTCGCTGATCGTCGGCGCCGACGGCGCCGGCCTGTCCAAGCGCCTGGGCAGCCTCAGCCTGCAGGATCTGCGCGAGACCGACGGGCTCGAGGCGATGGCGGTCAACTCCCTGCTCGCCGGGCTCGGCACCAACGAGGTGGTGGCCGCCACCTCGCTGGATCGGCTGGTGGACGGCTTCGACATCACCCGCTACGGACGCGCCACCCCGCGCTTCGATCCGGCCGAGCTGGCGCAGATGAACGCCAAGATCCTGCACGAGACGGCCTATGCCGATATCGCCGGCCGCCTCGCCGATCTGGGCGTGGAAGGCGGGGAGGCGTTCTGGAACGCGGTGCGCGGCAACATCGCCAAGCTGGCCGAGGCCGGCGAATGGTGGGTGGTGGTGAATACGCCGGTCCCGCCGGTGATCGCCGAGGACGACACGGCGTTCTGCGCCGCCGCCGCCGACCTGCTGCCGGAGGGCGAGCCGACCGCCGAGACCTGGGGGGTGTGGACCGGCACCCTGAAGGCGGAGACCGGCCGCAAGGGCAAGGGCCTGTTCATGCCGCTGCGCAAGGCGCTCACCGGACGTGAGCGTGGACCGGAGCTCGGCGATCTGCTACCTCTCCTCGGTCGCGCGCGGGTCGTCTCCCGCCTGCGCGGCCAGACGGCTTAG
- a CDS encoding adenylate/guanylate cyclase domain-containing protein has product MTAVDTQRRLNRPERRISWSPIISRLRLYTGLVLFTYVSAHLVNHVAGLWSIAALDAGLALIEGVVRTQAVSILLYGSILLHMLIALRAIYYRDSLKAMAVPEVVQLALGLAIPLLILRHVLSNRLMHELYGLDDDHTWVLLNLWVFDPVGALNQSAAVLVAWGHGCTGLHLWLRYASWYDRAKPWLLSAAVLLPALSLAGFVAAGMTVADLTATPGWLPLAIRSANLPDNETIALWIQRFDEIKAGYAVVVVAAFAARWMRMALHRRSQGVRVGYGAGRSVQAIRGMTLLDVSRMHGIPHASVCGGRGRCSTCRVRVSRGLENLPPPDDAEAKVLHRISAAPNVRLACQTRVVEDLEITPLLPPHNTGMAETRGGPSYLQGRELEIAVLFADIRGFTTLSEERLPYDVVFILNRYFAEMGAAIEGAGGRIDKFIGDGIMALFGVNGDPEEGARQAVAAAREMARRLVDLNESLAGDLEAPLRIGIGLHLGPAIVGEMGYGRVRGVTAVGDTVNTASRLESLTKEFGAQLIVSDALARASGVDFSRYPSHEIEVRGRDQAMAIRVIADATEVGV; this is encoded by the coding sequence ATGACGGCAGTCGACACGCAGCGGCGGCTGAACCGCCCGGAACGGCGGATCTCCTGGTCGCCGATCATCTCCCGTCTCCGTCTTTATACCGGTCTGGTGCTGTTCACTTACGTGAGCGCACACTTGGTTAATCATGTGGCGGGATTGTGGTCGATCGCCGCGCTGGATGCCGGGCTCGCCCTGATCGAGGGTGTGGTGCGCACCCAGGCCGTATCGATCCTGCTCTACGGCAGCATCCTGCTGCACATGCTGATCGCCCTGCGGGCGATCTATTACCGCGACTCCCTGAAGGCGATGGCGGTGCCCGAGGTCGTTCAGCTCGCGCTGGGCCTGGCGATCCCGCTGCTGATCCTGCGCCACGTGCTGAGCAACCGGCTGATGCACGAGCTCTACGGGCTGGACGACGACCATACCTGGGTGCTGCTGAATCTCTGGGTGTTCGATCCGGTGGGCGCGCTGAACCAGTCGGCGGCCGTGCTGGTCGCCTGGGGGCATGGCTGCACCGGCCTGCACCTGTGGCTGCGCTATGCATCCTGGTACGACCGGGCGAAGCCGTGGCTGCTGTCGGCCGCGGTGCTGCTGCCGGCCCTGTCGCTCGCCGGCTTCGTCGCGGCCGGGATGACCGTGGCGGACCTGACGGCCACGCCGGGATGGCTGCCGCTGGCGATCCGGTCCGCAAACCTGCCCGACAACGAGACCATCGCCCTGTGGATCCAGCGGTTCGACGAGATCAAGGCCGGGTATGCGGTGGTGGTGGTCGCGGCCTTCGCCGCCCGCTGGATGCGCATGGCGTTGCACCGGCGCAGCCAGGGGGTGCGGGTAGGCTACGGCGCCGGTCGCTCCGTGCAGGCGATCCGGGGCATGACCCTGCTGGATGTCAGCCGGATGCACGGGATTCCCCACGCCTCGGTCTGTGGCGGTCGCGGGCGCTGCTCGACCTGCCGGGTGCGGGTGTCGCGCGGGCTGGAGAATCTGCCCCCGCCCGACGATGCGGAGGCCAAGGTGCTGCACCGGATCTCGGCGGCGCCGAACGTGCGGCTGGCCTGCCAGACGCGCGTGGTCGAGGATCTGGAGATCACGCCGTTGCTTCCGCCGCACAATACCGGCATGGCGGAAACCCGCGGCGGGCCGAGCTATCTGCAGGGGCGCGAGCTGGAGATCGCGGTGCTGTTCGCCGATATCCGCGGCTTCACCACCTTGTCGGAGGAGCGGCTGCCCTATGACGTGGTGTTCATCCTGAACCGGTACTTCGCCGAGATGGGGGCTGCGATCGAGGGGGCCGGCGGACGGATCGACAAATTCATCGGCGACGGGATCATGGCCCTGTTTGGCGTGAACGGCGACCCGGAGGAGGGCGCGCGCCAGGCGGTGGCGGCGGCGCGGGAGATGGCGCGGCGGCTCGTGGACCTGAACGAGTCCCTGGCCGGCGACCTGGAGGCGCCCCTGCGGATCGGCATCGGCCTGCATCTGGGTCCGGCCATCGTCGGCGAGATGGGCTACGGGCGGGTGCGCGGGGTGACGGCGGTGGGCGACACGGTGAACACCGCCAGCCGGCTGGAGTCCCTGACCAAGGAATTCGGCGCGCAGCTCATCGTGTCGGACGCGCTGGCGCGGGCCTCAGGGGTTGATTTCAGCCGCTACCCGAGCCATGAGATCGAGGTGAGGGGCCGAGACCAGGCGATGGCGATCCGGGTGATCGCCGATGCCACCGAGGTGGGGGTGTAG
- a CDS encoding DUF4340 domain-containing protein has product MITRRTVTLLGSLTLLTAIGASVAMVDRLSEIRTEVAAEVLYPDFERRAGEVRQIEVIRSEDNPDGMISIVRTGDGWILQQRDGYPARTDTVRKLLFDIGQLELIERKTADPGKFDRLELRDVAQPESMASRLVITTADGETLVDLHVGKGRDSLSGGEPMVYVRRTDETQTYLAEGALELKGKAPLWLFREVVDVPQASVQRATIVTAQGDRMELERASADGRDFGIADLPEGRKIDSQYAVNNAATVLDKLMFDDVRTADGLTFDPALGHAEFTTKDGVLYTVEFAEAPTEAGAADTVRWMRVRITVPSGAPEEARALAEKHRQQTDTWAFRISDWEMERLTATVESLTKPAEAS; this is encoded by the coding sequence ATGATCACCCGACGCACCGTCACCCTGCTGGGATCGCTCACCCTGCTGACCGCCATCGGCGCGTCGGTGGCCATGGTCGACCGGCTGTCCGAGATCCGCACCGAAGTTGCGGCCGAGGTGCTCTATCCCGACTTCGAACGGCGCGCCGGCGAGGTCCGCCAGATCGAGGTCATCCGGTCGGAGGACAACCCGGACGGCATGATCTCCATCGTGCGCACCGGCGACGGCTGGATCCTGCAGCAGCGCGACGGCTACCCGGCCCGCACGGACACGGTCCGCAAGCTGCTGTTCGACATCGGCCAGCTGGAACTCATCGAGCGCAAGACCGCCGATCCGGGCAAGTTCGACCGGTTGGAGCTGCGCGACGTCGCCCAGCCGGAATCCATGGCCTCCCGCCTGGTCATCACCACGGCCGACGGCGAAACCCTGGTCGACCTGCATGTGGGCAAGGGCCGGGACAGCCTGTCCGGCGGCGAGCCGATGGTCTATGTCCGCCGCACCGACGAAACCCAGACCTACCTCGCCGAGGGCGCGCTGGAGCTGAAGGGCAAGGCACCGCTCTGGCTGTTCCGCGAGGTGGTGGACGTGCCCCAGGCCTCGGTGCAGCGGGCGACCATCGTCACCGCCCAGGGCGACCGCATGGAGCTCGAGCGGGCGAGCGCGGACGGGCGCGATTTCGGGATCGCCGACCTGCCGGAAGGCCGCAAGATCGACTCCCAGTACGCGGTGAACAACGCCGCCACCGTGCTCGACAAGCTGATGTTCGACGACGTGCGCACCGCCGACGGGCTGACCTTCGATCCGGCGCTCGGCCATGCCGAGTTCACCACCAAGGACGGGGTGCTCTACACGGTGGAATTCGCCGAGGCGCCGACAGAAGCCGGCGCGGCCGACACCGTCCGCTGGATGCGGGTACGCATCACCGTGCCCTCAGGCGCCCCCGAGGAGGCGCGCGCCCTGGCGGAGAAGCACCGCCAGCAGACCGACACCTGGGCCTTCCGGATCTCCGACTGGGAGATGGAGCGCCTGACGGCCACGGTCGAGAGCCTGACCAAGCCGGCCGAGGCGAGCTGA
- a CDS encoding GldG family protein, with the protein MTMATVDAPAGKHARKRKKREPRPGSQGRLTAIALFLLAGLFISINVLAAFSMTSFRVDLTQDQLYSLSPATQRVLSEVEEPITLRFYYSKRLGSQYPNYGVYADRVRDMLQEYADRSAGKIVLEIYDPEPFTPVEDRAVSFGLQSVSLEGVDGSVFFGLVGTNTTDDVEQVPFFQPDREAFLEYDITKMIYALSKGTTGKVGILGNKKITMDVRMGQNGRPEHLPPALVTTRIEEVLEVEELDEEVEVIPDDISILMIIHPKRLSERTRFAIDQYILGGGKAVIFVDPYSEADGWQAANGPVNGAASALDEMFAAWGLEMPTDKVVADRFAGRRVGNATGTGYVTYVPWLLLRGPNLDKDSPITAQVDSVAVASAGYLKLKDGSPLTLEPLLTSSPGSTLFDVKQVATQRPNPQALLNDYQAGPERFVIAGTLTGEAPTAFPNGQPEAIEGGNPELRHDFDVVRDKSDGPIDVVVVADTDLLDDRYWVTYQNFQGQRVAIPGAGNGDFVANVLDAMTGSSALLDLRGQGSTYRPFEVMETLKREADRTYQAKEQELRQTLDETQKKLRSLRERNGATGGPVVLSEEEQATMRQLQGDVLRIRSELRGVQASLRSDVERLERELQFVNIALMPILVALFALVLSVIRARRRRRRIETADAGA; encoded by the coding sequence ATGACCATGGCAACCGTCGACGCCCCCGCCGGAAAGCACGCCCGCAAGCGCAAGAAGCGGGAGCCCCGACCGGGCTCCCAGGGCCGGCTGACCGCCATCGCCCTGTTCCTGCTGGCCGGCCTGTTCATCTCGATCAACGTGCTGGCCGCCTTCTCGATGACCAGCTTCCGGGTCGACCTGACCCAGGACCAGCTCTACTCCCTGTCGCCCGCCACCCAGCGCGTGCTGAGCGAGGTGGAGGAGCCGATCACCCTGCGGTTCTATTACTCCAAGCGTCTGGGCAGCCAGTACCCGAACTACGGCGTCTATGCCGACCGGGTGCGCGACATGCTGCAGGAATACGCCGACCGCTCGGCCGGCAAGATCGTGCTGGAGATCTACGATCCGGAGCCCTTCACTCCGGTGGAGGACCGTGCGGTGTCCTTCGGTCTTCAGTCCGTCTCGCTGGAAGGCGTGGACGGCAGCGTGTTCTTCGGCCTGGTCGGCACCAACACCACCGACGACGTGGAGCAGGTGCCGTTCTTCCAGCCGGACCGCGAGGCGTTCCTGGAATACGACATCACCAAGATGATCTACGCCCTGTCGAAGGGGACGACCGGCAAGGTCGGCATCCTCGGCAACAAGAAGATCACGATGGACGTGCGCATGGGCCAGAACGGCCGGCCGGAACATCTCCCGCCGGCCCTGGTGACCACGCGGATCGAGGAGGTCCTGGAGGTCGAGGAGCTGGACGAGGAGGTCGAGGTCATCCCCGACGACATCTCGATCCTGATGATCATCCACCCCAAACGGCTGTCCGAGCGCACCCGCTTCGCCATCGACCAGTACATCCTCGGTGGCGGCAAGGCGGTGATCTTCGTCGACCCCTATTCCGAGGCCGACGGCTGGCAGGCCGCGAACGGCCCGGTCAACGGGGCGGCCAGTGCCCTGGACGAGATGTTCGCCGCCTGGGGCCTGGAGATGCCGACCGACAAGGTCGTGGCCGACCGCTTCGCCGGCCGCCGGGTCGGCAACGCGACCGGCACCGGCTACGTCACCTATGTGCCCTGGCTGCTGCTGCGCGGCCCGAACCTGGACAAGGACTCGCCGATCACCGCCCAGGTGGACAGCGTCGCCGTGGCCAGTGCGGGCTACCTGAAGCTCAAGGACGGCTCGCCCCTCACCCTGGAGCCGCTGCTGACCTCGAGCCCCGGCTCGACCCTGTTCGACGTCAAGCAGGTGGCCACCCAGCGCCCGAACCCCCAGGCGCTCCTGAACGATTACCAGGCCGGGCCGGAACGCTTCGTCATCGCCGGAACGCTGACCGGAGAGGCGCCGACCGCCTTCCCGAACGGTCAGCCCGAGGCGATCGAGGGCGGCAATCCGGAGCTGCGCCACGATTTCGACGTGGTCCGCGACAAATCGGACGGACCGATCGACGTGGTCGTGGTCGCCGATACCGACCTGCTGGACGACCGGTACTGGGTGACCTACCAGAACTTCCAGGGCCAGCGGGTGGCGATCCCGGGGGCGGGCAACGGCGATTTCGTCGCCAACGTGCTCGACGCCATGACCGGCTCCTCGGCGCTGCTCGACCTGCGCGGCCAGGGCAGCACCTACCGGCCGTTCGAGGTCATGGAGACGCTGAAGCGCGAGGCCGATCGCACCTACCAGGCGAAGGAGCAGGAACTGCGCCAGACCCTGGACGAGACCCAGAAGAAGCTGCGCAGCCTGCGCGAACGCAACGGCGCCACCGGCGGACCGGTGGTGCTGAGCGAAGAGGAGCAGGCCACCATGCGCCAGCTTCAGGGCGACGTGCTGCGGATCCGCAGCGAGCTGCGCGGGGTGCAGGCGTCCCTGCGCTCCGACGTGGAGCGGCTGGAGCGCGAGCTGCAGTTCGTCAATATCGCGCTGATGCCGATCCTGGTGGCGCTGTTCGCCCTCGTCCTGTCCGTCATCCGCGCACGGCGGCGCCGGCGGCGGATCGAAACCGCCGACGCCGGCGCGTGA
- a CDS encoding NAD+ synthase gives MTDTLIITLAQLNPRVGDVEGNFAKLRRVRAQATAEGADVILTPELYACGYPPEDLVLKPMFVAEIRDAVEALAAETADGGPAILLGAPWAEGDKLYNALLLLDGGTVQAARYKVDLPNYGVFDEKRVFDAGPMPGPMDVRGVRIGVPICEDIWTPDVVECVSETGGEMLLVPNGSPFDSQKLDNRLQHATSRVVESGLPMVYLNQVGGQDELVFDGASFVLNADRTVAATLPAWEEAVVTTTWTRGPDGWSCAKTQTVEPKTGLEATYRAMVVGLRDYVTKNGFPGVILGMSGGIDSALSAAVAVDALGPDKVRCVMMPSPYTSDHSLEDAAAAAKLLGVDYTTINIGPAMQAFETMLADQFAGTSPDITEENVQARSRGITLMALSNKFGHMVLSTGNKSEMSVGYATLYGDMCGGYSVLKDVYKTTVFELCRWRNANKPADCLGPEGAVMPERIITKPPSAELRPDQKDEDSLPPYPVLDGILTELIENETPVADIVAKGYDSETVLRVWRLLDRAEYKRRQAPPGVKLTSRSFGKERRYPITNAFVGVYRPKKTQQAAE, from the coding sequence ATGACAGACACGCTCATCATCACCCTGGCCCAGCTCAACCCGCGCGTCGGCGACGTCGAGGGTAATTTCGCCAAGCTGCGGCGCGTGCGCGCCCAGGCGACGGCCGAGGGTGCGGACGTGATCCTGACCCCGGAACTCTACGCCTGCGGCTATCCGCCGGAGGATCTGGTCCTGAAGCCGATGTTCGTCGCCGAGATCCGCGACGCGGTGGAAGCGCTGGCCGCCGAGACCGCCGATGGCGGCCCGGCGATTCTGCTCGGCGCGCCCTGGGCCGAGGGCGACAAACTGTACAACGCGCTGCTGCTGCTCGACGGCGGCACGGTCCAGGCCGCCCGATACAAGGTCGACCTGCCGAACTACGGCGTGTTCGACGAGAAGCGGGTGTTCGACGCCGGCCCGATGCCGGGTCCGATGGACGTGCGCGGCGTGCGCATCGGCGTACCGATCTGCGAGGATATCTGGACCCCCGACGTGGTCGAATGCGTCAGCGAGACCGGCGGCGAGATGCTGCTGGTGCCGAATGGCTCGCCCTTCGACAGCCAGAAGCTCGACAACCGGCTGCAGCACGCCACCTCCCGCGTGGTCGAGAGCGGGCTGCCGATGGTCTATCTCAACCAGGTGGGCGGCCAGGACGAGCTGGTGTTCGACGGCGCCTCCTTCGTGCTGAATGCCGACCGGACCGTCGCCGCCACCCTGCCGGCCTGGGAAGAGGCGGTCGTCACCACGACCTGGACCCGCGGTCCCGACGGCTGGTCCTGTGCGAAGACGCAGACGGTCGAGCCTAAGACCGGGCTGGAGGCGACCTACCGCGCCATGGTCGTCGGCCTGCGCGATTACGTGACCAAGAACGGCTTCCCCGGCGTCATCCTCGGCATGTCCGGCGGCATCGACAGCGCCCTGTCCGCCGCTGTGGCGGTCGACGCGCTCGGCCCGGACAAAGTCCGCTGCGTGATGATGCCCTCGCCCTATACCAGCGATCACAGCCTGGAGGATGCCGCCGCCGCGGCGAAGCTGCTGGGTGTGGACTACACGACGATCAATATCGGCCCGGCGATGCAGGCCTTCGAGACCATGCTGGCCGACCAGTTCGCCGGCACGTCGCCGGACATCACCGAGGAGAACGTCCAGGCGCGCTCGCGCGGCATCACCCTGATGGCCCTGTCCAACAAGTTCGGCCACATGGTGCTGTCCACCGGCAACAAGTCGGAAATGTCGGTCGGCTACGCCACCCTCTACGGCGACATGTGCGGCGGCTATTCGGTGCTCAAGGACGTCTACAAGACCACCGTGTTCGAGCTCTGCCGCTGGCGCAACGCCAACAAACCGGCCGACTGCCTCGGTCCCGAGGGTGCGGTGATGCCGGAGCGGATCATCACCAAGCCCCCCTCGGCCGAGCTGCGCCCGGACCAGAAGGACGAGGACAGCCTGCCGCCCTATCCGGTGCTGGACGGAATCCTGACCGAGCTGATCGAGAACGAGACGCCGGTCGCCGACATCGTCGCCAAGGGCTACGACAGCGAGACCGTGCTGCGGGTCTGGCGCCTGCTGGACCGCGCGGAGTACAAGCGCCGCCAGGCCCCGCCGGGCGTGAAGCTGACCAGCCGGTCCTTCGGCAAGGAACGGCGCTACCCGATCACCAACGCGTTCGTCGGCGTCTACCGCCCGAAGAAGACGCAGCAGGCGGCCGAATAG
- a CDS encoding ABC transporter ATP-binding protein, protein MTTALSVRGLSKSFGPANARKTAVDGLSFELEQGEVLGFLGPNGAGKSTTMKMICGFLAPDAGTAVICGHNVLSDPIAAKSAIGYLPEGAPAYPDMTVIAFLDFIGAVRGFDGAERREHVEAAMAKTQLREVAHQPIETLSKGFKRRVGLAQALLHNPPVLILDEPTDGLDPNQKFEVRKLIQEMAATKAIVISTHILEEVDAVCTRAVIIARGRIVADGTPADLRGRSASGNLDDVFREVTANV, encoded by the coding sequence ATGACGACAGCATTGTCCGTGCGCGGACTGAGTAAGAGTTTCGGACCGGCCAATGCCCGAAAGACCGCGGTCGACGGGCTCAGCTTCGAGTTGGAACAGGGGGAGGTCCTCGGATTTCTCGGCCCGAACGGCGCCGGAAAATCGACGACCATGAAAATGATCTGCGGCTTCCTGGCGCCGGATGCCGGCACCGCGGTCATCTGCGGCCACAACGTTCTGAGCGATCCCATCGCCGCCAAGAGTGCCATCGGCTACCTGCCGGAAGGGGCGCCGGCCTATCCCGACATGACCGTCATCGCATTCCTCGACTTCATCGGCGCCGTCCGCGGCTTCGACGGGGCGGAGCGCCGGGAGCATGTGGAGGCGGCCATGGCCAAGACGCAGCTCCGCGAAGTGGCGCACCAGCCGATCGAGACCCTGTCCAAAGGCTTCAAGCGCCGGGTCGGCCTGGCCCAGGCGCTGCTGCACAACCCGCCGGTGCTGATCCTGGACGAGCCGACCGACGGCCTCGACCCGAACCAGAAGTTCGAGGTCCGCAAGCTGATCCAGGAGATGGCCGCCACCAAGGCGATCGTGATCTCCACCCACATCCTGGAAGAGGTCGACGCGGTGTGTACCCGCGCGGTGATCATCGCCCGCGGGCGGATCGTCGCCGACGGCACCCCCGCCGACCTGCGCGGCCGCTCCGCCAGCGGCAATCTGGACGACGTATTCCGCGAGGTGACGGCCAATGTCTAG
- the cysS gene encoding cysteine--tRNA ligase, with amino-acid sequence MDLKITNTLLREKQVFTPIDPSNVRVYVCGPTVYDYAHVGNARPAVVFDVLIRVLRHLYGAEHVTHVANITDIDDKIMTRAKERGVEIEALTGETTEIYNADMAAIGVNRPDVQPRATGHVGQMIALTERLIERGHAYVAEGHVLFNVPSMADYGQLSRRDRDDMIAGARVDVAPYKRDPADFVLWKPSAEDQPGWDSPWGRGRPGWHIECSAMAAEHLGEVFDIHGGGLDLIFPHHENEIAQTRCAFGHETMANYWMHNGFVTVEGEKMSKSLGNFYTVHDMLEEWPGEAIRLLLLSAHYRQPLDFSKAGLKEAKTQLDKLYGALHRAANDGHYPDWNFDRTDNPVLAALCDDLNTPLAVSALHQIARELNIALDKGRNRQIPELMGKLLDWSALLGLLQGETEAWFKGEAGDDAEEIEALIAARVAARQSRDFAEADRIRDALKARGIELEDGAGGTTWKRAG; translated from the coding sequence ATGGATCTCAAGATCACCAATACGCTCCTGCGCGAGAAGCAGGTCTTCACCCCGATCGACCCGTCGAACGTGCGCGTCTATGTCTGCGGCCCGACGGTCTACGACTACGCCCATGTGGGCAACGCCCGGCCCGCCGTGGTCTTCGACGTGCTGATCCGCGTGCTGCGCCATCTCTACGGTGCCGAGCACGTCACCCACGTCGCCAACATCACCGATATCGACGACAAGATCATGACCCGCGCCAAGGAGCGCGGGGTCGAGATCGAGGCGCTGACCGGCGAGACGACGGAGATCTACAACGCCGACATGGCGGCGATCGGGGTCAACCGGCCGGACGTGCAGCCGCGCGCCACCGGCCATGTGGGCCAGATGATCGCGCTGACCGAGCGGCTGATCGAGCGCGGCCACGCCTATGTCGCCGAGGGCCACGTGCTGTTCAACGTGCCGTCGATGGCGGATTACGGCCAGCTCTCCCGCCGCGACCGGGACGACATGATCGCCGGCGCCCGGGTCGACGTCGCCCCCTACAAGCGCGACCCGGCCGATTTCGTTCTGTGGAAGCCGAGTGCCGAGGACCAGCCGGGCTGGGACAGTCCCTGGGGCCGCGGCCGGCCGGGCTGGCACATCGAATGCTCGGCCATGGCGGCGGAGCATCTGGGCGAGGTGTTCGACATCCATGGCGGCGGGCTCGACCTGATCTTCCCGCACCATGAGAACGAGATCGCCCAGACCCGCTGCGCCTTCGGCCACGAGACCATGGCGAATTACTGGATGCACAACGGCTTCGTGACGGTCGAAGGCGAGAAGATGTCGAAGTCGCTGGGCAACTTCTACACCGTCCACGACATGCTGGAGGAATGGCCCGGCGAGGCGATCCGCCTGCTGCTGCTCTCGGCCCATTACCGCCAGCCGCTGGACTTCTCGAAGGCCGGGCTGAAGGAAGCCAAGACCCAGCTCGACAAGCTGTACGGCGCCCTGCACCGGGCGGCCAATGACGGGCACTATCCGGACTGGAACTTCGACCGCACCGACAATCCGGTGCTGGCCGCCCTCTGCGACGACCTGAACACGCCCCTGGCCGTCAGCGCCCTGCATCAGATCGCCCGCGAGCTGAACATCGCGCTGGACAAGGGCCGCAACCGGCAGATCCCGGAACTGATGGGCAAGCTGCTGGACTGGAGCGCGCTGCTCGGTCTGCTCCAGGGCGAGACGGAAGCCTGGTTCAAGGGCGAGGCCGGCGACGACGCCGAGGAGATCGAGGCGCTGATCGCCGCCCGCGTCGCCGCCCGCCAGTCCAGGGATTTTGCGGAAGCCGACCGTATCCGCGACGCGTTGAAGGCCCGCGGCATCGAACTGGAAGACGGCGCCGGCGGCACCACCTGGAAGCGGGCGGGGTAG